The Pseudorasbora parva isolate DD20220531a chromosome 16, ASM2467924v1, whole genome shotgun sequence genome includes a region encoding these proteins:
- the mob2b gene encoding MOB kinase activator 2b isoform X1, producing the protein MAKLEEDSAVDLENPHGLLWTLFHRKGKGKPNGKKPPTEEKKHYLDAEYTKVRVVDFELKELVVLPREIDLNEWLASNTTTFFNLINLQYSTISEFCTGDTCPAMTACNTTYYWYDEKGKKTKCTAPQYVDFVMSSVQKLVTDEDIFPTKYGKEFPNTFDTLVKKICRYLFHVLAHIYWSHYKETVAMDLHGHLNTLYTHFVVFIREFNLMDPKETSIMDDLTEALCTPLPPQPQNHVTER; encoded by the exons GAAGGGCAAAGGGAAGCCCAATGGGAAGAAGCCGCCCACAGAGGAGAAAAAGCATTACCTGGACGCAGAATACACCAAAGTTAGAGTCGTGGATTTTGAGCTCAAGGAGCTGGTGGTGTTGCCGAGGGAGATCGACCTGAACGAATGGCTCGCCAGCAACA CCACGACGTTCTTCAATCTCATCAACCTGCAGTACAGCACAATCTCTGAGTTCTGCACGGGGGACACGTGTCCGGCCATGACCGCCTGCAATAC gacaTACTACTGGTATGATGAAAAAGGGAAGAAGACGAAGTGCACAGCGCCGCAGTACGTGGACTTCGTCATGAGTTCAGTGCAGAAGCTGGTGACTGACGAGGACATCTTCCCCACTAAATATG GTAAAGAGTTCCCCAACACCTTCGACACGCTGGTGAAGAAAATCTGCAGGTATCTCTTCCACGTTCTGGCCCACATCTACTGGTCCCACTACAAGGAGACGGTGGCCATGGACCTGCACGGACACCTAAACACACTGTACACACATTTCGTAGTCTTTATAAGGGAATTCAACCTGATGGACCCCAAGGAGACGTCCATAATGGACGACCTGACGGAGGCCCTATGCACGCCGCTGCCTCCCCAGCCACAGAACCACGTGACCGAGAGATGA
- the mob2b gene encoding MOB kinase activator 2b isoform X2 gives MEWLMGKGKGKPNGKKPPTEEKKHYLDAEYTKVRVVDFELKELVVLPREIDLNEWLASNTTTFFNLINLQYSTISEFCTGDTCPAMTACNTTYYWYDEKGKKTKCTAPQYVDFVMSSVQKLVTDEDIFPTKYGKEFPNTFDTLVKKICRYLFHVLAHIYWSHYKETVAMDLHGHLNTLYTHFVVFIREFNLMDPKETSIMDDLTEALCTPLPPQPQNHVTER, from the exons GAAGGGCAAAGGGAAGCCCAATGGGAAGAAGCCGCCCACAGAGGAGAAAAAGCATTACCTGGACGCAGAATACACCAAAGTTAGAGTCGTGGATTTTGAGCTCAAGGAGCTGGTGGTGTTGCCGAGGGAGATCGACCTGAACGAATGGCTCGCCAGCAACA CCACGACGTTCTTCAATCTCATCAACCTGCAGTACAGCACAATCTCTGAGTTCTGCACGGGGGACACGTGTCCGGCCATGACCGCCTGCAATAC gacaTACTACTGGTATGATGAAAAAGGGAAGAAGACGAAGTGCACAGCGCCGCAGTACGTGGACTTCGTCATGAGTTCAGTGCAGAAGCTGGTGACTGACGAGGACATCTTCCCCACTAAATATG GTAAAGAGTTCCCCAACACCTTCGACACGCTGGTGAAGAAAATCTGCAGGTATCTCTTCCACGTTCTGGCCCACATCTACTGGTCCCACTACAAGGAGACGGTGGCCATGGACCTGCACGGACACCTAAACACACTGTACACACATTTCGTAGTCTTTATAAGGGAATTCAACCTGATGGACCCCAAGGAGACGTCCATAATGGACGACCTGACGGAGGCCCTATGCACGCCGCTGCCTCCCCAGCCACAGAACCACGTGACCGAGAGATGA